From one Caldithrix abyssi DSM 13497 genomic stretch:
- the rfaD gene encoding ADP-glyceromanno-heptose 6-epimerase, which produces MIIVTGAAGFIGSCVVSRLNKEGITDIIAVDVLRENDKWKNLRHLDFVDYLDREQLFDFLEGAANIEAIIHMGACSATTERNAHYLMENNYRYTLKLAQFAMNHGARFIYASSGATYGLGELGYDDDEDNIHRLRPLNMYGYSKQLFDLKARREGWFKNIVGLKFFNVYGPNEYFKGDMASVVFKAFNQIRQTGSVRLFKSHRPDFKDGEQLRDFVYVKDVLEVILFFLQNPDKNGLFNVGSGKARSFLDLVNATFAAMGKKPEIIFFDMPEHLRDRYQYFTEARIEKLRKAGYQKEFASLERGIEDYVRNYLLKDYAHY; this is translated from the coding sequence TATCGGAAGCTGCGTGGTGTCCCGCTTGAATAAAGAAGGGATCACCGACATTATTGCGGTAGACGTTTTGCGGGAAAACGACAAATGGAAAAACCTTCGCCATCTCGATTTTGTCGATTACCTCGATCGAGAACAATTGTTCGATTTTCTGGAAGGCGCCGCCAACATCGAAGCCATTATTCACATGGGCGCCTGTAGCGCCACCACCGAGCGCAACGCACACTACTTGATGGAAAACAACTATCGCTACACCTTAAAACTGGCGCAGTTTGCCATGAACCACGGAGCGCGTTTCATCTATGCCAGCTCCGGCGCAACCTATGGCCTGGGCGAGTTAGGATACGATGACGACGAAGACAACATCCATCGCCTGCGTCCGCTGAACATGTACGGCTATTCCAAACAGTTGTTCGACTTAAAAGCCCGGCGCGAGGGATGGTTTAAAAACATCGTTGGCCTGAAGTTCTTTAATGTTTACGGGCCCAACGAGTATTTTAAAGGCGATATGGCCTCCGTGGTTTTTAAGGCCTTTAATCAAATTCGGCAAACGGGTTCTGTGCGGCTTTTTAAATCGCACCGCCCAGATTTTAAAGACGGTGAACAGTTGCGCGATTTTGTTTATGTAAAAGATGTGCTGGAAGTGATTCTATTTTTTCTGCAAAATCCGGACAAAAACGGTTTGTTCAACGTGGGCTCCGGCAAGGCGCGTTCGTTTTTAGACCTGGTGAACGCCACCTTTGCCGCGATGGGCAAAAAGCCGGAAATTATCTTTTTTGATATGCCGGAACATTTGCGCGACCGCTACCAATACTTTACCGAAGCCAGAATCGAAAAGCTGCGCAAGGCTGGCTATCAAAAAGAATTCGCCTCACTGGAGCGCGGCATTGAGGACTATGTGCGAAATTATCTGTTAAAAGATTATGCGCATTACTAA